In a single window of the Bradyrhizobium sp. ORS 285 genome:
- a CDS encoding MFS transporter, protein MDSVAARAAPAFDITPTMRKVMRRIIPFIFVCYVVSYLDRINVGFAGLQMNRDLGLTPSQFGWGAGLFFLGYFLCEIPSNLMMQRVGARLWIARIMITWGLLSTLTCLVTGPVSFSAMRLLLGMAEAGFTPGVYLYFTYWFPGVWRGRATAAFLVGIPVANMIGSPVSGALLTMDGFAGLAGWQWLLIIEGLPAVLLGIACLFVLSDRPGEAKWLDADERRELDARLTAEQATLSARHGNTLRDAFANPKVFVLALVNFCGICGSLGVGLWLPQIVRGFGVSYVAVGFISAAPYALGAVCMLLWARLANRARHRLWFVCGALATAGVALSVSASFASPLPAMLALTVTVVGILSFQATYWAIPSGFLTGRAAAAGLALIVSVGNLGGFVGPYMIGYLRETTKSFSAPLYVLSAILLVGTAVMFALGDPARDTASAKEIA, encoded by the coding sequence ATGGACAGCGTGGCTGCGCGCGCGGCGCCGGCATTCGACATCACGCCGACGATGCGCAAGGTGATGCGACGCATCATCCCGTTCATCTTCGTCTGCTACGTCGTCAGCTATCTCGACCGCATCAATGTCGGCTTCGCCGGCCTGCAGATGAACCGCGATCTCGGCCTGACGCCGTCGCAGTTCGGCTGGGGCGCCGGGCTGTTCTTCCTCGGCTATTTTCTCTGCGAGATCCCCAGCAACCTGATGATGCAGCGCGTCGGCGCGCGGCTGTGGATTGCGCGGATCATGATCACCTGGGGCCTGCTGTCGACGCTGACCTGCCTCGTCACCGGCCCGGTGAGCTTCTCGGCGATGCGCCTCCTGCTCGGCATGGCGGAGGCCGGCTTCACGCCGGGCGTGTATCTCTATTTCACCTACTGGTTTCCTGGCGTCTGGCGCGGCCGCGCGACGGCCGCCTTCCTGGTCGGCATTCCCGTCGCCAACATGATCGGCTCGCCGGTCTCGGGGGCGCTGCTGACGATGGACGGCTTTGCCGGCCTTGCCGGGTGGCAGTGGCTGCTGATCATCGAGGGGCTGCCGGCCGTGCTGCTCGGCATCGCCTGCCTGTTCGTGCTCTCGGACCGTCCGGGCGAGGCCAAATGGCTCGATGCCGACGAGCGGCGCGAGCTCGATGCGCGATTGACGGCGGAGCAGGCGACGCTCTCCGCCCGCCACGGCAACACACTCCGCGATGCCTTTGCCAATCCGAAAGTGTTCGTGCTGGCGCTGGTGAATTTCTGCGGCATCTGCGGATCGCTCGGCGTCGGTCTGTGGCTGCCGCAGATCGTGCGCGGCTTCGGCGTCAGCTATGTCGCCGTTGGATTCATCTCCGCAGCTCCCTACGCGCTAGGGGCGGTCTGCATGCTGCTCTGGGCGCGCCTGGCCAATCGCGCCCGCCATCGGCTGTGGTTCGTCTGCGGCGCGCTGGCGACCGCAGGTGTGGCGCTTTCGGTCAGCGCGAGCTTCGCGTCGCCGCTGCCGGCCATGCTGGCGCTGACGGTGACCGTGGTCGGCATCCTGTCGTTCCAGGCGACCTATTGGGCGATTCCATCCGGCTTCCTGACCGGACGCGCGGCAGCGGCCGGGCTCGCGCTGATCGTGTCGGTCGGCAATCTCGGCGGCTTCGTCGGTCCCTACATGATCGGCTATCTGCGCGAGACGACGAAGAGCTTCTCGGCGCCGCTTTATGTCCTCTCCGCGATCCTGCTTGTCGGGACCGCCGTGATGTTCGCGCTCGGCGACCCCGCCCGCGACACAGCCTCAGCAAAGGAGATCGCATGA
- a CDS encoding amidohydrolase, whose product MITRRRLLAAGAVAAMGVRTAAADTVPNSAGSEPPKLKAPANACDSHHHIYDARFPVSPHWRGGRPDGATVADYRLLQKRLGVVRHVIVQPSTYGVDNRCLLDALDQFGAEARGIVVIDETIDDAELKQMDQRGVRGVRVNFLTPQSWGVTTAERLEQTAKRIAPLGWHVQVLMSGDQIAQHEAVLAALPVPVVFDHLGRIPQPIGLAHPGAQAMLRLADKGRGWIKLSEPYADTKVGPPDYTDTSAVARACVQAAPDRVIWGSDWPHPTEKEKPDDSLLFDLLSSWAPDAAIREKILVGNPARLFGFA is encoded by the coding sequence ATGATCACCCGCCGCCGCCTGTTGGCAGCCGGCGCCGTCGCCGCGATGGGCGTCCGGACTGCAGCCGCCGACACCGTGCCCAACTCGGCCGGCTCGGAGCCGCCCAAGCTCAAGGCGCCGGCCAACGCCTGCGACAGCCATCACCACATCTACGACGCGCGTTTCCCGGTCTCGCCGCACTGGCGCGGCGGGCGGCCGGACGGCGCAACGGTTGCCGACTATCGGCTGTTGCAGAAGCGGCTCGGCGTGGTGAGGCATGTGATCGTGCAGCCCTCGACCTACGGCGTCGACAACCGCTGCCTGCTCGACGCGCTCGATCAGTTCGGCGCGGAGGCGCGCGGCATCGTCGTCATCGACGAGACCATCGATGATGCCGAGTTGAAGCAGATGGACCAACGCGGCGTCCGCGGCGTCCGCGTCAACTTTCTGACGCCGCAATCCTGGGGCGTCACGACGGCGGAGCGGCTGGAGCAGACTGCGAAGCGGATCGCGCCGCTCGGCTGGCATGTTCAGGTCCTGATGTCCGGCGATCAGATCGCGCAGCACGAGGCCGTGCTGGCGGCGCTGCCGGTGCCGGTCGTGTTCGACCATCTCGGACGCATCCCGCAGCCGATCGGCCTGGCGCATCCCGGCGCGCAGGCGATGCTGCGTCTCGCGGACAAAGGCCGCGGCTGGATCAAGCTGTCGGAGCCCTATGCCGACACCAAGGTCGGTCCGCCGGACTACACGGACACGAGCGCGGTGGCGCGCGCCTGCGTGCAGGCGGCACCGGACCGGGTGATCTGGGGCAGCGACTGGCCGCATCCGACCGAAAAGGAGAAGCCGGACGATTCGCTGCTGTTCGACCTGTTGTCGAGCTGGGCGCCGGATGCTGCGATTCGCGAGAAGATCCTGGTCGGCAATCCGGCGCGGCTGTTCGGCTTTGCCTGA